In the Kribbella sp. NBC_00482 genome, one interval contains:
- the thiE gene encoding thiamine phosphate synthase has translation MTDHTDRLADARLYLCTDAREKQGDLQQFLDAALAGGVDIVQLRQKEMEAADELAALEVFADACRRHGKLLAVNDRADIAFAAGADVLHLGQRDLPVHAARAIVGPGPIVGRSTHTFSQVNAAVDEVGSDYFCVGPTWATPTKPGRQAAGLDLVSYAAGRKQSKPWFAIGGIDLERLDEVLEAGASRVVVVRAITEADDPGEAAAEFSRRLR, from the coding sequence GTGACTGACCACACCGATCGTCTCGCGGATGCCCGGCTCTACCTGTGCACGGATGCGCGCGAGAAGCAGGGCGACCTCCAACAGTTCCTGGACGCCGCGCTGGCCGGCGGCGTGGACATCGTGCAGCTCCGGCAGAAGGAGATGGAGGCTGCCGACGAGCTGGCCGCGCTGGAGGTGTTCGCTGACGCATGCCGGCGGCACGGCAAGCTGCTGGCCGTCAACGACCGCGCTGACATCGCGTTCGCCGCGGGCGCCGACGTACTGCATCTGGGGCAGCGTGACCTGCCGGTGCATGCCGCTCGCGCGATCGTCGGACCTGGTCCGATCGTCGGGCGTTCGACGCACACGTTCAGCCAGGTGAACGCAGCGGTCGACGAGGTGGGCTCGGACTACTTCTGCGTCGGGCCGACCTGGGCGACGCCGACCAAGCCGGGGCGTCAGGCCGCCGGCCTGGACCTGGTGTCGTACGCGGCCGGTCGCAAGCAGTCGAAGCCGTGGTTCGCGATCGGCGGCATCGACCTGGAGCGGCTGGACGAGGTACTGGAAGCGGGGGCTTCGCGCGTGGTCGTCGTACGGGCGATCACCGAGGCGGACGACCCGGGGGAGGCGGCCGCCGAATTCAGCCGGAGGCTGCGGTGA
- a CDS encoding ribonuclease, protein MINNPKAARIVAIVVIAMLVITLAASLFGCSADKKTASGDLDPTSGLKYVAVADLPKEGQDTLKLIDQGGPYPYSRDGVVFGNLEKILPKHDRGYYHEYTVKTPGEKDRGARRIVTGNAGERYYTDDHYESFRRIAEDGGTS, encoded by the coding sequence GTGATCAACAACCCGAAGGCCGCGCGGATCGTCGCGATCGTCGTGATCGCCATGCTGGTGATCACCCTGGCGGCGTCGCTGTTCGGCTGCTCGGCCGACAAGAAGACGGCGTCCGGTGATCTCGATCCGACCAGCGGTCTCAAGTACGTCGCCGTGGCGGACCTGCCGAAGGAAGGGCAGGACACGCTGAAGCTGATCGACCAGGGCGGGCCGTACCCGTACAGCCGCGACGGTGTGGTGTTCGGCAACCTGGAGAAGATCCTGCCCAAGCACGACCGCGGCTACTACCACGAGTACACCGTGAAGACGCCGGGGGAGAAGGACCGGGGCGCCCGTCGCATCGTGACCGGCAACGCCGGCGAGCGTTATTACACGGACGACCATTACGAATCCTTCCGCCGGATCGCGGAAGACGGGGGAACTTCATGA
- a CDS encoding barstar family protein, with protein sequence MSSLSTLLAEGLRPGVYRWPSAPAAPDVRRDAAAAGFGFVLLDTGEIHDKTGFLDLCATAFDLPRWFGRNWDALADSLSDRSTGAPEVVLWTGLRHLLDHDHDTVDVALQIFAEDTTNSGQLRVLIVETKTPDLLSSLPVL encoded by the coding sequence ATGAGCTCGCTGAGCACGCTGCTGGCCGAAGGGCTGCGGCCTGGCGTCTACCGTTGGCCGTCCGCTCCGGCTGCTCCCGACGTACGCCGTGATGCTGCCGCCGCCGGGTTCGGATTCGTGCTGCTGGACACCGGCGAGATCCACGACAAGACCGGGTTCCTCGACCTGTGCGCGACCGCGTTCGACCTGCCGCGCTGGTTCGGCCGGAACTGGGACGCGCTCGCCGACTCACTGAGCGACCGGTCGACCGGCGCACCCGAGGTCGTGCTGTGGACCGGGCTGCGGCACCTGCTCGACCACGACCACGACACGGTCGACGTCGCGCTGCAGATCTTCGCCGAGGACACCACGAACTCCGGCCAGCTCCGGGTGCTCATCGTCGAGACGAAAACGCCCGACCTGCTGAGCTCACTGCCGGTGCTGTAG
- a CDS encoding DUF4180 domain-containing protein produces the protein MVLLAGVQVHVSDTALTNESDAVQLIVDAHYAHQAEWIAFAPEQLGDEFFELSSGRAGAITQKFVTYQMGLAVVGDISERVAASKPLADWVRESNRGRNLLFAADLDELTEQLQHRQ, from the coding sequence ATGGTGCTACTGGCTGGGGTGCAGGTCCACGTGAGCGACACGGCGCTGACGAACGAGAGCGACGCCGTACAGCTGATCGTCGACGCGCACTATGCGCATCAGGCCGAGTGGATCGCATTCGCGCCGGAGCAGTTGGGCGACGAGTTCTTCGAGCTGAGCAGTGGGCGGGCCGGTGCGATCACGCAGAAGTTCGTGACCTACCAGATGGGCCTGGCGGTCGTCGGCGACATCTCGGAGCGGGTCGCGGCGAGCAAGCCGCTGGCGGACTGGGTGCGGGAGAGCAACCGCGGTCGCAATCTCCTGTTCGCCGCGGACCTCGACGAACTGACCGAGCAGCTACAGCACCGGCAGTGA
- a CDS encoding helix-turn-helix domain-containing protein has protein sequence MAQELYSVEQVANQLGLHVRTIRNYVRDGRLKAVRIGKQYRITREDLEEFTGTPAAVIDVDRSTRHVEASSIVHIDAVDRATADRLSTHIHGALNQPEAVHLKAETIYDEERGVLKVIVLGNLPATADLLRLINMLAEQ, from the coding sequence ATGGCCCAGGAGCTGTATTCGGTGGAGCAGGTGGCGAACCAGCTGGGGCTGCACGTTCGGACGATCCGGAACTACGTCCGCGACGGCCGGCTGAAGGCGGTGCGGATCGGGAAGCAGTACCGGATCACCCGCGAGGACCTCGAGGAATTCACCGGTACGCCGGCTGCCGTGATCGACGTCGACCGCTCCACGCGGCACGTCGAGGCGTCCAGCATCGTCCACATCGACGCGGTCGACCGAGCCACCGCCGACCGCCTCAGCACGCACATCCACGGCGCGCTCAACCAGCCCGAGGCGGTCCACCTCAAGGCCGAGACGATCTACGACGAGGAACGAGGCGTCCTCAAGGTCATCGTCCTCGGCAACCTTCCCGCCACCGCAGACCTCCTCCGCCTCATCAACATGCTGGCGGAGCAGTAG
- a CDS encoding polyprenyl synthetase family protein, whose product MYGDVDIPGEIQRALSGFLDRQEERLTAIGPELAEQVEAARDATSGGKRLRPSFCYWGFRAAGGDPALPILTAAASLEMLHVSALVHDDVMDSSDVRRGAPAAHRRFEALQRERAAKSGHGADPVGFGVGAAILLGDLCLIWADELLHTSGFDAAALARAEQYFDAVRVEVTAGQYLDLLAQASGTSDMDLALRVLRYKSATYTIERPLHIGAALGGGDAQLISSLSGYGLPLGEAFQLRDDLLGVFGDPALTGKPAGDDLREGKRTVLIAYAVDHASEIQLTEFNRLFGRPDLDDDEIQLLREILQDSRAVQACEDLITDRTEDALDALDRAPLADDTARKALTDLAVAATSRVV is encoded by the coding sequence GTGTATGGCGATGTGGACATCCCGGGTGAGATCCAGCGGGCACTGAGCGGCTTCCTCGACCGGCAGGAAGAGCGGCTGACCGCCATCGGGCCTGAGCTGGCCGAGCAGGTGGAGGCCGCGCGGGACGCGACCAGCGGCGGCAAGCGGCTGCGTCCGTCCTTCTGCTACTGGGGTTTCAGGGCTGCGGGCGGCGATCCGGCGCTGCCGATCCTGACCGCCGCGGCGAGCCTGGAGATGCTCCACGTCAGCGCGCTGGTGCACGACGACGTGATGGATTCCTCGGACGTACGGCGGGGTGCGCCGGCCGCGCACCGCCGGTTCGAGGCGCTGCAGCGGGAACGCGCCGCGAAGTCGGGACACGGCGCGGATCCGGTCGGGTTCGGCGTCGGCGCCGCGATCCTGCTCGGGGACCTGTGCCTGATCTGGGCCGACGAACTGCTGCACACGTCAGGCTTCGACGCGGCGGCGCTGGCCCGGGCAGAGCAGTACTTCGACGCCGTACGGGTCGAGGTGACGGCCGGGCAGTACCTCGATCTGCTCGCACAGGCGAGTGGTACGTCGGACATGGATCTGGCCTTGCGCGTGCTGCGGTACAAGTCGGCGACGTACACGATCGAGCGGCCGCTGCACATCGGTGCCGCGTTGGGTGGCGGGGATGCGCAGCTGATCTCGTCGCTGTCCGGGTACGGGCTGCCGCTGGGCGAGGCGTTCCAGTTGCGGGACGACCTGCTCGGCGTGTTCGGCGATCCCGCTCTGACGGGCAAGCCGGCCGGGGACGATCTGCGCGAGGGCAAGCGAACGGTCCTGATCGCGTACGCCGTCGACCACGCGTCGGAGATCCAGCTGACCGAGTTCAACCGGCTCTTCGGGCGCCCGGACCTCGACGACGACGAGATCCAGCTGCTCCGCGAGATCCTCCAGGACTCCCGCGCCGTACAGGCCTGCGAAGACCTCATCACCGACCGCACCGAGGACGCCCTCGACGCCCTCGACCGCGCTCCCCTGGCCGACGACACCGCCCGCAAAGCCCTCACCGACCTGGCCGTCGCAGCGACCTCGCGAGTCGTTTAG
- the metF gene encoding methylenetetrahydrofolate reductase [NAD(P)H]: MANGLPSTLPGGAPTIRDLLASGDRSFSFEFFPPKTPEAEEVLWRSIREIEQLRPTFVSITYGAGGTTRDGTIRVTERVAQDTSLTPLGHLTCVSHSRDELRSVIGAYAGSGVRNMLALRGDPPGGPNQPWVAHPEGLNHAVELVELIRSLGDFCVGVAAFPDKHPEATSLEADAQVLAAKAQAGADYAITQMFFGADDYFRLVDRATALGCDIPVLPGIMPVTNIKQIQRMADLTGMALPAPVTDRLLAVEDDPAAVREVGIEIATELCERLLAGGAPGIHFITLNRSTATRQVFRNLKAAVVS; the protein is encoded by the coding sequence ATGGCCAACGGTCTTCCTTCGACGCTTCCCGGCGGTGCGCCGACCATCCGCGACTTGCTGGCGTCCGGAGACCGGTCCTTCTCGTTCGAGTTCTTCCCACCGAAGACGCCCGAGGCGGAGGAGGTGCTGTGGCGGTCGATCCGCGAGATCGAGCAGCTGCGGCCGACCTTCGTCTCGATCACGTACGGCGCCGGCGGGACGACGCGTGACGGCACCATCCGGGTCACCGAACGGGTCGCGCAGGACACGTCGCTGACGCCGCTCGGGCACCTGACCTGCGTCTCGCACTCCCGCGACGAGCTCCGCTCCGTGATCGGCGCGTATGCCGGATCCGGGGTCCGCAACATGCTCGCGCTCCGCGGCGACCCGCCGGGCGGACCGAACCAGCCGTGGGTCGCGCACCCCGAAGGTCTCAACCACGCCGTCGAGCTGGTCGAGCTGATCCGTTCGCTGGGCGACTTCTGCGTCGGTGTCGCTGCCTTCCCGGACAAACATCCGGAAGCGACCTCGCTCGAGGCGGACGCGCAGGTGCTCGCCGCGAAGGCTCAGGCCGGCGCCGACTACGCGATCACGCAGATGTTCTTCGGCGCCGACGACTACTTCCGGCTCGTCGACCGGGCGACCGCGCTCGGCTGCGACATCCCGGTGCTGCCGGGCATCATGCCGGTCACGAACATCAAGCAGATCCAGCGGATGGCCGACCTCACCGGCATGGCGCTACCGGCCCCCGTCACCGACCGGCTGCTCGCCGTCGAGGACGACCCGGCCGCCGTCCGCGAGGTCGGCATCGAGATCGCGACCGAGTTGTGCGAACGCTTGCTGGCCGGCGGCGCGCCCGGCATCCACTTCATCACCCTGAACAGATCCACCGCAACGCGACAGGTCTTCCGCAACCTCAAGGCAGCCGTCGTATCCTGA
- a CDS encoding SixA phosphatase family protein translates to MADPSDLLIDRTLVLLRHAKAVPPETMPDLERPLADRGRADAGAAGRHLVAQGIEADLVLCSPSKRTRETWKYVAEAGVAAKDVWYDKRIYNADTDGILDAIRETPAEARTVVVVGHAPGIPWLADELALDGTSPERVELTQKYPTTGLAVLHLTTRWADLSANDADLVSYVVPRA, encoded by the coding sequence ATGGCTGACCCGTCGGACCTGCTGATCGACCGCACTCTCGTCCTGCTCCGGCACGCCAAGGCGGTGCCGCCCGAAACGATGCCGGATCTGGAGCGACCACTGGCCGACCGTGGTCGCGCCGACGCGGGCGCCGCGGGACGGCATCTCGTTGCCCAAGGCATCGAAGCGGACCTGGTCCTGTGCTCGCCGTCCAAGCGCACCCGCGAGACCTGGAAGTACGTCGCCGAGGCCGGCGTCGCCGCGAAGGACGTCTGGTACGACAAGCGCATCTACAACGCCGACACCGACGGCATCCTGGACGCCATCCGCGAAACTCCGGCCGAGGCCCGCACCGTGGTCGTCGTCGGCCACGCGCCGGGCATCCCGTGGCTGGCCGACGAGCTCGCGCTCGACGGCACCAGCCCCGAGCGCGTCGAGCTCACCCAGAAGTACCCGACCACGGGCCTCGCGGTCCTACACCTCACCACCCGCTGGGCAGACCTCTCGGCCAACGACGCCGACCTCGTGTCGTACGTCGTACCTCGCGCCTAA
- a CDS encoding HelD family protein gives MDQSPTSADHDNHGDHENVERAELAAEQQHVDRVYGRVEEAARSASRIAVEGHQRGQAQNVGRVRDEEQTGLYERDVLVFAAARRIAELDAEHEGLVFGRLDSDHGDDEPAATTADGLEKLYVGRIGVRDAEYEPLVIDWRAPAAEPFYRATATDRQKVVRRRVLRNKGPRIVGLEDDLLAPERAPEDLPVMGEGALMASLSRARGHTMRDIVATIQAEQDEAIRAPARGVTVIGGGPGTGKTVVALHRAAYLLYSDRRRFERGGVLVVGPSAAFMAYIERVLPSLGENTVSLRAVGELVDGVKATAVDSAAAAAVKGSLRMRAVLSRAARDRVPNAPTNLRVFLGGATVELDANQLDNVRRNALRRTVRNRAAAEARKGLIAALWQRFPEDLRNGPLGDREAFGDRVTDTPAFRTFFSQWWPVLTPEAVLRWLGDPRRLQRWARNDMTPAEVDALATAIRTTDEFTIADVALLDELTTLLGRPPIVENTDEEFDWLEGLSDGVNEVLTSSERRARAAAAREAEEPDEYAHVLVDEAQDLSPMQWRMVTRRGPQASWTIVGDPAQSSWPDPDEARAAMDSMLSHLQRHAFRLSTNYRNSAEIYSFAGEVIRQSIPDADLPNAVRSTGVDPEHRIFDAGKVSEAAGDAAVELLQLVEGTVGVIVPPALRPVVDPVLAELNDPRVVAVSPLDSKGLEYDAVVVVEPDRIVSDTLGGVRALYVVLTRATQRLITVNSTTRWLPS, from the coding sequence GTGGATCAATCCCCCACATCGGCCGATCACGACAACCATGGCGACCATGAGAACGTGGAGCGGGCTGAGCTGGCGGCGGAGCAACAGCATGTCGACCGGGTGTACGGCCGGGTCGAGGAGGCCGCGCGTTCGGCGTCCCGGATCGCGGTCGAAGGCCACCAACGCGGCCAGGCGCAGAACGTCGGGCGTGTCCGCGACGAGGAGCAGACCGGTCTGTACGAGCGCGATGTGCTGGTGTTCGCCGCCGCACGCCGGATCGCCGAGCTGGACGCCGAGCACGAGGGCCTGGTGTTCGGCCGGCTCGACTCCGACCACGGCGACGACGAGCCGGCCGCCACGACCGCGGACGGGCTCGAGAAGCTGTACGTCGGGCGCATCGGCGTCCGTGACGCGGAGTACGAGCCGCTGGTGATCGACTGGCGCGCGCCCGCGGCCGAGCCGTTCTACCGCGCCACCGCGACGGACCGGCAGAAGGTCGTCCGGCGCCGCGTGCTGCGGAACAAGGGGCCGCGGATCGTCGGTCTCGAGGACGACCTGCTGGCGCCGGAGCGGGCGCCGGAGGACCTGCCGGTGATGGGCGAGGGCGCGCTGATGGCGTCGCTGTCGCGGGCCCGTGGGCACACGATGCGCGACATCGTCGCCACCATTCAGGCCGAGCAGGACGAGGCGATCCGGGCACCAGCCCGTGGCGTCACCGTCATCGGCGGCGGACCGGGCACCGGCAAGACAGTGGTCGCCCTGCACCGCGCGGCGTACCTGCTGTACAGCGACCGCAGGCGCTTCGAGCGTGGCGGCGTACTGGTCGTCGGGCCGTCGGCCGCGTTCATGGCCTACATCGAGCGGGTGCTGCCGAGCCTCGGTGAGAACACGGTGTCGCTGCGTGCGGTCGGCGAGCTGGTCGACGGCGTGAAGGCCACTGCGGTCGACAGCGCCGCAGCTGCTGCCGTCAAGGGTTCGCTGCGGATGCGTGCGGTGCTGTCACGTGCTGCCCGCGACCGGGTGCCGAACGCGCCGACGAACCTGCGGGTGTTCCTCGGCGGCGCCACCGTCGAGCTGGACGCCAACCAACTCGACAACGTACGCCGGAACGCGCTGCGTCGCACGGTCCGCAACCGGGCCGCCGCCGAGGCACGGAAGGGCTTGATCGCCGCGCTGTGGCAGCGCTTCCCGGAGGACCTGCGCAACGGGCCTCTCGGCGACCGTGAGGCGTTCGGCGACCGCGTCACCGACACCCCGGCGTTCCGCACGTTCTTCAGCCAGTGGTGGCCGGTGCTGACCCCAGAAGCGGTACTGCGGTGGCTCGGTGACCCACGCCGCCTCCAGCGCTGGGCCCGCAACGACATGACCCCCGCTGAGGTCGACGCACTCGCTACCGCGATCCGTACGACCGACGAGTTCACCATTGCCGACGTCGCGTTGCTGGACGAGCTGACCACACTCCTGGGCCGGCCTCCGATCGTGGAGAACACCGACGAGGAGTTCGACTGGCTCGAAGGACTGTCGGACGGCGTCAACGAAGTACTGACCAGCTCCGAGCGTCGTGCCCGGGCTGCTGCGGCACGGGAGGCGGAGGAGCCGGACGAGTACGCGCACGTGCTGGTGGACGAGGCACAGGACCTCTCCCCCATGCAGTGGCGGATGGTGACGCGGCGCGGACCGCAGGCCAGCTGGACGATCGTCGGCGACCCGGCGCAGAGCTCCTGGCCCGACCCGGACGAGGCGCGGGCCGCGATGGACTCGATGCTGTCGCACCTGCAGCGGCACGCGTTCCGGCTGTCCACCAACTACCGGAACTCGGCCGAGATCTACTCGTTCGCCGGTGAGGTGATCCGGCAGTCCATCCCGGACGCGGACCTGCCGAACGCGGTCCGCAGTACCGGAGTGGATCCCGAGCACCGGATCTTCGACGCCGGCAAGGTCTCCGAGGCGGCCGGTGACGCGGCCGTGGAGCTGCTGCAGCTGGTCGAGGGCACCGTCGGCGTCATCGTGCCGCCGGCGCTCCGCCCGGTCGTCGACCCGGTCCTCGCCGAGCTGAACGACCCACGGGTCGTCGCGGTGAGCCCGCTCGACTCCAAGGGCCTCGAGTACGACGCGGTGGTGGTCGTCGAACCGGACCGGATCGTCAGCGACACGCTGGGCGGCGTACGGGCGCTCTACGTGGTCCTCACCCGCGCCACCCAGCGCCTCATCACCGTCAACAGCACGACCCGCTGGCTACCTTCTTAG
- a CDS encoding phytoene desaturase family protein, producing MANVIVVGAGLAGLASAVRLAKLGHQVTICERNEHLGGALGRVEADGFTWDAGAASTTLPAALRDLFRKSGRPIESLVQLDPVSEPRRHMFADGSILDLPVSDRGAQEEAWTDLAGAPVAAQWTALVDAYGDTWQILRKTSLEPPLEDKLPIKTIRALKPWQSLEKVSQRGLTDDRSRAVLRHFAAQGGSDARLTPGYVGVWSYLERTFGRWTIAGGFGALADALVQRASERKITVRTSAEVVAVSTSGGAVTGVRLADGEELRADIVVSDVDPRILYESFVDDPVAKKTRKRILSTHQAQAAYVVHLGLKDPVPQLPFETVLHGTPTVVVRTGGTAPAGHQAWSVLVHGYPTDDVLDLLVARGLPVRENVVSRQTSPSWWAGVAWEGYKTARRRATNVSPVKGLYCVGAGAHPGSGVPATTLGAAIVADAIGKA from the coding sequence GTGGCGAACGTGATTGTCGTCGGGGCCGGTTTGGCCGGTCTCGCGAGTGCTGTGCGGCTGGCCAAGCTCGGCCACCAGGTGACCATCTGCGAACGCAACGAGCACCTGGGTGGCGCGCTCGGCCGCGTGGAGGCGGACGGGTTCACCTGGGACGCCGGAGCCGCCAGTACGACGCTGCCGGCCGCGCTGCGCGACCTGTTCCGCAAGAGCGGCCGTCCGATCGAGAGTCTGGTGCAGCTGGACCCGGTGTCCGAGCCACGTCGCCACATGTTCGCTGACGGCTCCATACTCGACCTGCCCGTCAGCGACCGCGGTGCGCAAGAAGAAGCGTGGACCGACCTGGCAGGTGCACCTGTGGCCGCGCAGTGGACCGCACTGGTCGACGCGTACGGCGACACGTGGCAGATCCTCCGCAAGACCTCACTGGAGCCACCGCTCGAGGACAAGCTGCCCATCAAGACCATCCGGGCCCTCAAGCCGTGGCAGTCGCTGGAGAAGGTCTCGCAACGCGGGCTGACCGACGACCGCTCCCGTGCAGTACTACGGCACTTCGCAGCCCAAGGCGGATCGGACGCCCGCCTCACTCCGGGGTACGTCGGCGTCTGGTCCTACCTCGAGCGCACCTTCGGCCGCTGGACGATCGCAGGTGGTTTCGGCGCACTGGCCGACGCCCTGGTGCAGCGGGCCAGCGAGCGGAAGATCACTGTGCGCACCAGCGCCGAGGTGGTCGCCGTCTCGACCTCAGGTGGTGCAGTGACCGGCGTACGGCTCGCTGACGGTGAGGAACTGCGCGCAGACATCGTCGTGAGCGACGTCGACCCACGGATCCTCTACGAGTCCTTCGTCGACGACCCGGTCGCCAAGAAGACCCGCAAGCGGATCCTGTCCACACACCAGGCTCAGGCGGCGTACGTCGTACATCTCGGTCTGAAGGACCCGGTGCCGCAGCTGCCGTTCGAGACCGTGCTGCACGGGACGCCGACCGTAGTCGTCCGCACAGGTGGTACAGCACCCGCTGGGCACCAGGCCTGGTCCGTGCTGGTGCACGGCTACCCCACTGACGACGTACTGGACCTCTTGGTCGCCCGTGGCCTGCCTGTCCGGGAGAACGTGGTGTCGCGGCAGACGTCGCCGTCCTGGTGGGCCGGCGTGGCCTGGGAGGGCTACAAGACCGCCCGCCGCCGGGCCACCAACGTGTCACCGGTGAAGGGCCTGTACTGCGTCGGAGCGGGCGCGCACCCGGGCTCCGGTGTGCCCGCCACCACACTCGGCGCGGCGATCGTGGCAGACGCCATCGGGAAGGCCTGA
- a CDS encoding DUF4126 domain-containing protein: protein MEALPLAVTTGWASGVNAYACVLILGLLGRFAGADDVPHSLTTTPVLIIAGALFAVEFVADKIPYVDSAWDAISTVVRPVIGAVLAALMSGQASTLQQALIATTGGLVALLSHAVKSSLRLAINTSPEPVTNIAASSGEDIAVAGVMSLAAFHPEIALIIAGVLLILGLIAVYFAFRFIRRGYARFKAWREKRKEE from the coding sequence ATGGAAGCGCTGCCGTTGGCAGTCACGACAGGCTGGGCCAGTGGTGTGAACGCCTATGCCTGCGTGCTGATTCTCGGTCTGCTCGGCCGGTTCGCGGGCGCCGACGACGTACCGCACTCTTTGACCACGACCCCGGTCCTGATCATCGCGGGCGCGCTGTTCGCGGTCGAGTTCGTCGCCGACAAGATCCCGTACGTCGACTCTGCGTGGGACGCGATCTCGACCGTCGTCCGGCCGGTGATCGGCGCGGTCCTGGCCGCACTGATGTCCGGTCAGGCGAGCACGCTGCAGCAGGCCCTGATCGCGACCACCGGCGGTCTGGTGGCGCTGCTGTCGCACGCGGTGAAGTCGAGTCTGCGGCTCGCGATCAACACCTCCCCCGAGCCGGTCACCAACATCGCCGCGTCGTCCGGTGAGGACATCGCGGTCGCCGGCGTGATGTCGCTGGCCGCGTTCCACCCGGAGATCGCGCTCATCATTGCCGGAGTGCTGCTGATCCTCGGACTGATCGCGGTGTACTTCGCGTTCAGGTTCATCCGGCGCGGGTATGCCAGGTTCAAGGCGTGGCGCGAGAAACGTAAGGAAGAGTAG